Genomic DNA from Leptospirillum ferriphilum:
ATCCGGTGTTTCGGGAAGGGCATCCAGGGAAGGATGGCATTTGACGTGTCCGACCGATTCGAGAACCGGATTGACTGGCAGCACAGAATATCCATGATCCTGCAGATAGCTCGAGACGGTCAGGCTCGGACGCCCCAGCTTGTCGGAAATTCCGACGACGGCAATGGTTTTGGATTCTCTGATCAACATCGAGATCGTTTCGTCGGAGGGAACCATGGAGAAAGATTCTTGCTCGGCGGTCATAAAAAACTCCTTCTGGCGAGGATCCTTATCGTCTAGGATCATGGACAATCAATGAACGGGCTTTCGTTCGCTGTGCGGATTCTTCCGGTCGGGTCCGTCTGGTCAACGCAGGAATTCCTTCTATGTTATGATGGACAAAAACCCCCGACCAGAACAAGAGGTCCTTTGTCTTCAAGGGGGCAATCTCTGCCGAGACTTGATTCAGGAGGAGCCTGTGCCGGAGGAGAATCTGTCCGATCCGCTCGACAAGAAATGGCTCCGTGTCGCCGACATCTGCAACGGTTGTCGCCGCTGTTTTCATCTGTGTCCGTCCTTCGATACCCTTTTTGCGCTTCTGGATCGCCCGGATGTCGACGGGGACCCCCATCGTCTCGAACCCGATGCCCTTGCCCGGACCGAAGACGGATGCAATTATTGCAAGCTCTGCTATAACCACTGCCCGTACTGTCCGCCCCATGCCTACCAGCTCGATTTCCCCGACCTGATGATCCGTTCGCGCGTCCGTCGCAAGAAAATTTCCGGATTCTCCTGGCCGGATCGTCTCCTTGCCCGGACCGACTGGACGGGAAAGATGGGTACGCGTTTTGCCGGGACGGTGAATGCGGCGATCCGGAACCCCCTTCTGAGGCACGTCGGACGTCTGGCGGCTGGAATCGATGAACGGGCTCCGATCCTGCCTTTTGCTCACGAAACGTTTCTGGAAAGGCTCGGCAAAAAATACCGGTTTCCGAAACAAGCTCCGGAAGGCTCTCCTTACAAGGTCGCCCTCTTTGTGACCTGTCTCGGAAACTACCAGAAGCCGGACATTCCCGAATCCGTCCTTCGCATTCTCGAACACCATCAGATTCCCGTTGTGGTTCCCGGCGCCCTGTGTTGCGGAATGCCCTTCCTCGATGCCGGAGATCTGGAGGGATTCCGGCTGCAGGCCGCGAGAGTGAGGGATCTTTATCTCCCTCTGGTCCGTGAGGGATACCAGGTGGTGGTTCCTGTCCCGACATGCCAATTGACGCTGAGAAAAGAGTTTCTGCAATATGGAACGGAAGGGGGGGAGCCGGAGGATTTTCGGGAGCTGTCGGAAAAATCCTGGGACTTCTTCCAGTTTTTGGAGAAACTTCGCGCGGAAGGCCGGTTCCGGACAGATTTCAAGTCTTCCCCGGGCCCGCTTTCCTATCATGTCGCCTGTCATCTGCGCGACCAGAACATCGGGACGCCGGTCCGGGAGATCCTGGGACAGATCCCGGGGACAACGATCCATGCTGTGGAACAATGCTCCGGACATGGCGGGACCTGGGGGATGAAATCCTCCCATTACCCTCTGTCCCGAAAGAAAGCGGAAAAAACCGCATCGGTTCTTCAGGAGAACGGTCCGGGAACGTGGGTCTCCGACTGCCCTCTGGCGGGAAAAGCCCTGGAAGCGGCATCGGGGAACACTGTCGATCATCCGGCTGTTCTTCTTCGAAAGGCCTATGGCCTTTAATACGGGTCTCCCTCTTTTTCCCGAAACCTCCGGATGGGAGGAAAGGAGTGCGGAGGGAGCCAAAACAGTCATACCGGAGGGTTCATGAGAGAAATCCGCGTTACCGATCTTTTGGATAACACGATATATGAACAGAGACGCGGAGATTTCCGGTCGCGTATCATTGCCCTCAAGAAGGACCGGGGGATGAACCTCGGTCCCATCTTGCGACTGGTCTTCGAAAATCGGGACACGCTCCTCTTCCAGATCCAGGAGATGCTTTTTGTGGAACGGACGACCGACCCGCAAAAGCGGGCGGAAGAGGTTGAGATCTATCGCCCGATGCTGCCGACCCGTTCGACCCTGTCCGCCACGCTGATGATCGAAATTACCGAGGAGGGGCGGATCCGGGAAACGCTCGATACGCTGCAGGGTCTTGACCGCGGTCCCTACCTTCATCTTGCGTTTGGGGGAGAGAGGGTGACAGCCCAGTTCGAACCGGATCGGTCCACGGATGAAAAACTGAGTTCTGTCCATTACCTGACGTTTCCCTTCACCGAAAAGCAGAGATCCCAGTTCCTCGGTCTTTCCGAAGGGGAACGGGTCATGCTGCTCTCCGATCATCCCCGCTATTCGGCGATGACCATTCTGTCTCCGGGTGCCATCCGGAGCCTCCAGGGCGATCTGTCTGATGAATGAGGCTTTCAGGGCGTCTCTGGATTGCGACAACCAGATGCCGCTTCGCCCCGGGGTGCTGGAAGCCCTGACCCGGAGCCTGGAGGAGGGCGGCAATCCGATGAGCCGCTCCGGAAGGGGACTCCGCGCCAGACAACGTCTTGAAGACGCCAGGGACATGCTTTCGGAGATCCTGGGGGCGCATCGATCGGAAGTCTGGTTCGTTTCCTGCGGTTCGGAAGCCAATACCTGGGCGCTCGAACGCACGGTCATGCGGGGTGGTCTTCCTCCCCGCGCGATTTTTGTCTCGCCACTCGAGCATGTTTCCGTTCTTTCCGCGGCGAATGCCAGAAGCCGCCGGGAGGGCATGCCCGTCCTCTCCCTTCCTCTGACCGCTTCGGGAAAAGTCCAGGTGGACGCTCTCAAGACACTTTTTCCGGAGCCGCCCTTCCTCGTATCGGTGCAATGGGCGAATCCGGAAGTCGGCCTGATTCAGCCGATCGAGGAGATTGGCAGGGTGGTACAGGAAAAGGGGGGGACGTTCCATGTGGATTTCATCGCGGCGGAGTCGTTTGTTCCTGTCCGGTTCCGGGATTTGCCCGTCGATCTCCTGACCGTCTCGTCCGCCCGATGGGGAGGACCTCCCGGAATCGCGGCTCTTTTACTCAAGCGGGGGGGACGCATCCTGCCCCTGATTGAGGGAGGAGGGCAGGAAGATGGCCGCCGGGGCGGAACCCAGCCGGATTTTCTGGCAGCCGGATGGGAAAAAGCGCTTCGGCACTGGAAAGAGAACCGGGAGGAGGAAATGGCGCGGTTGACAGGTTTGACCCGGGACCTTTCACGCTGGGTGGCGAGAGAACTGAAGGATGTCCGCATTGCGGGGGAGAGAGGGGAACGGATTCCGGGAGTCGTGAATGTGCTTGTCCACGGCATCGATGGCCAGGCGGCCCTGTCGCTTCTGGACGCAAAAGGTGTGGAGGTCGGGACGGGGTCGTCCTGTTCCCGGGATTCCCTAAAAGTGTCCCACGTTCTGTCGGCGCTTGGCTACCCCGCGGTCGAAAGTCAGGGATCGGTGGTTCTTTCCATGGGGTGGTCGACGACCGATCGGGAGATTCTCCTGTTCAGGGAAGTGTTCGGCGGGGTCCTCGACCGATTGAGAAGTCTTGCTCCGGCCTTGAAAAGCAGTTAACGGAAGAGCGTTCGAAAAGATCCGGGAGGAAGCTGGGATGAAGATTGCGATGACGGGTGGTACTGGATTCATCGGACAAGCGTTTTTGTCTGCCTGGTCCCGCCAGGCTCCTCCCGCGGAAGTGCGCATCGTGTCGCGCCATCCCCCCCGCGCCCCCCTTCCTTCCTTTGCCCGGTGGCATCCGGGAAATGTCACGGATCGCGGCTCCCTGGACCCCGTCTTCGACGGTGTCGACACGGTCCTTCATCTGACCGGGATTCTCGCGGAAACAAAATCGCAGAGTTATGAAGCCATCCACGTCGACGGGACCCGGAACGTTCTCGACGCGTCGAAAGCGGGACGGGTGTCCCGCATCGTCTATCTTTCGGCCATTGGTGCGTCGCGCATGGCACGGTCGCGGTACCACCGGACAAAAGCCGAAGCCGAAGACCTTCTGAAGAATTCCGGCATGGATGTCACGATTTTTCGTCCCAGCGTTGTGTTCGGAAAGGATGACAAGTTTCTGAACCTGTTTGCCGGAATGGGCAAGACCCTTCATGTGCTCCCCCTGATCGGGGATGGAAAAAGCCGGGTCCATCCCGTCTGGGTGAACGATCTTGTCGAGTCGGTCCTCGAGAGTATGAGGAAGCCGGAAACGGCCGGACGCACCTATCAGATCGGCGGGGGGAGGATCTATACCTATCGGGAGCTGATGGAGACCCTGAAGCGTTCACTGCACTTTCGGGCGATCGTGCTTCCCCAGCCGGAAGCCCTTCTGCGTGTCATGGCGGGGATGCAGGAAGCCCTTCTTCCGGTTCCATTCCTGACAAGGGACATGGTGACGATGGCGCTCGAAGACAACGTGGCGGATCCCAACGATTTGGTCGTGTCCTTCGGGAAAAGCCCTCATCCGGTGGAAGCGTATCTCGAAGCGGAATTTTCCACGAAAAAATAGTGCTTTCGGGGATTTCCGGAATCGGGGGCCATGGTTTCTCCTGGAGGGGTGACGCCGGATTCCCCGAATCCGGGAAGCAGGGCGGTTGGTAGTTCGATTTCATGAACCGGGACGAATGTGCATTCCGGATACTGTGCCGGTTTCAGGGGGCGGGGAACCGATGCCTCTCTGCCGGGGGACCGTTTCAGCCTGTCAGAGTGATGCCCGGACAGAAATTGATCTGCAAGAGAGAGGTCAACGGGGTTTGTGGGCAAAGAAGGCGAACTGGATCGCGCAGAAACAAAAATGGGTGGGGAATGTGACAATCTGGTCACAAAAGAAACTGTTCAGATCGGATCAGACTTCAGGGAGTCATGAAAAAGGGTGGTGCCGAAGGCGGGACTCGAACCCGCACGAGGTTGCCCTCACTAGACCCTGAACCTAGCGTGTCTACCATTCCACCACTTCGGCCTGCAGGAAGAAATTTTGATGAACACGGAAGCAGGGTGAAATATTACATGAGAACCTGCGGCCTTTCAATCCGAAAAGAAAGGCGAACGCGAACATATCCGTCCACATCCATTCCGGATGGATTTCCGTTTTTCCGCCTGACCCGGAATCATCGGAGCGGAACAGGAAACATGCGAAATGATCCAGAACAGGAAGGATGAAGTTTTTTCCTTGTTCTTTCTGGAAAGTATCTTGTTGCTGGTGCGCCCGGGGCGAATCGAACGCCCAACCCACAGCTTAGAAGGCTGTTGCTCTGTCCGATTGAGCTACAGGCGCGTCCGGTGGAAACGAGATCCCTGTTGCCCTTAATGACACATGATCATGCTGAAGGCATGCCGGACAGGATGAATGGCATCATGAACGAGCGGCATGGGGGCGAAAAGGAGCAAATAGAGCGTCGCGGGAACCCAGAGGGCAAAGAGAACCGCAACGAAAACCCGTACCCAGGAGGATGAGCGCACATCCATACCGACCTTGACGGGATTGTCTGAAACGAGCTTGTGAGTGGTCATGTTCATCCTTTCATCCGTAAGAGATCCCGTCAGACGCGGGACCTCCCGGTCGTTCTTCCAAAGTCCAGTGAGGGTATGAAGCTCAATGCGAAGGACATCCCTGGTTGGTGGGGGTGTTGTCCGATGATTCCACCCTCTCGACCAGACCCTCCTGCAACAGGTAGGATTCGACTTCTTCCCCGCTGACGTCTGCAAGCATGACGCCGTTGATTTCCACGCACGGAGAGAGGCGTTGATGGGATTTCTTTACCATTTCCATGTAGGCGACAGGGTTTGACAGAATATCGATGTCTTCGTAGGGAAGACTGTATTTTCTCAGGACCGCCCGGACACCGTTTGACCAGCCGCATGTGGGCTTGAGATAGGCTTTGACCTGGACGGATTCTTTTGTTTCAGACATGAGGACCTCCTTGAAGTAACTGCATAGAAAACTCTTCCCGCAATTGTATCCGAACTGAAGGACCCGACTCAAGACTGCCTTTCCCAACATCCTCATTTCTTCTCCGTCTTCTCCGAAACCGTTCTCCCGTTCCTGAACTTCCTTGTTCGTTCAGTTTTTCGGGTGCGCGTGATAAGATCCCATCAGAATGAGATTCCGAGGGACAGGTTTTCGGGCAGAGTCCCGGACCTGCATTCGAACAGTCCCCTGAAACTGTAGGCAGGGGAACGGGAGTGTTCGTGGACAAGTGGTTTGCCGTCGTCGGTGTTTTCGGCTACATCGGGCTTCTGATCGGGTATATTCTGGCCGTCACCTACCTTTCTCCCGAAAAGAGACGGATGTTTCACGGGGTTTTCGCCTCCATGTCCGTTTTCATTCTGGGGGGAATGATCCTCCAGTCCGTCGGAGCGATCACCGACGTTCATTTCGTGGAAAGCGTCCTCAGCGCGATGGGCATCACGGCCGTCCTGATGCTGGGGCTCTATGTCTATCTCCGTCAAAAAAAGAGGCCGCCGGAAAAATCCTTCCAGCCCTCCACCCCCCGCCCCTCTCTGTCCATCCGCTCCGAAAGAGCTCCGTCCCTTCCGGCGGAAAACCCCGATGAGGAAGAGGGACAGCCATTTCTGGATTCGTCCTCGCTCGAAAATATTTTCCGGAAAGGTTTCTCGGTTCTTTTGTACGGTCCCACCGGTTCGGGAAAAACCTACGGGGTGATCTTTGAACACCTGGGAAAACTCGTCAAACGGGGCGAAAGAGACGGCATCGTCCTGATCCCCTGTTCGGACGGGATGGAGGATTATGACCTTCTCTCCAAGCCAATGCCGATCGGCCCGCGGGACAAGGTCCGGATCCTTCAGGAACTCGAAAAGGAGTTCCCGGACCTGGATCAGTCGGCACTGTCGAGGATTCTGGGTGACTGGACCCGCGTGGAGGGTCCTCTCCGGGAGGTGTTTCGCCGGGCCCAGAAAGGGGAACGGTTGGGGGTCGTCTTCGACGAACTGAACAGGGCGTCCCGCTCGGCCCGCAATCTCATCCTGAAAGCCATGGATCCGGTTCTGGGCCACTATGAATTGCACGATTTCACCAGCGGAGAGGTTCTGAGAGTTCCCCTGGAAAAAATCCAGTTTTGCGCCACCTGCAACCTGGGAGCGTCCTACAGCCAGACCCACGACCTGGACGAATCCCTGCTGGATCGTTTCCAGTCCGTCCTATTCGTGGACTACAACACCGGGCTGGAGGAACGGATTCTCGAGGAAGAGGGTCTTCCTCCCGCGACAGTGTCCCAGTTGATGTCCGTTGCCGGAGCTCTCAGGGATGCCTACCGGATGGGCCATCTGAACGCCCCCCTTTCCACCCGTCATCTCAAGAACTGGGGACGCGCAGTCTCCGGCGGGGGAGATCCCCGGGAAACCGCCCGCATGCTCTGGGTGGACCGTCTGATTGCCCACGACAGGCACGGCTATCCCGACGAGGAACAGGTGGCGGGTATCCTGGAAATTCTGGCCGCAACGTTTGCGGAGACTGACGGCGTCCGGGGCGATGTCCGGAAAACGTCCCAGGAGGAGACGTCCCGGACATCGCAAGGGGGATAGGGATGTCTATGGCTCTCGATTCTGTCCTGGTGCGGAAACTGCGGGGAATGGAGAGACGGTTCGCCATCCTGTCCCACTATGGTCCGCCGGGAACGGGCAGTGGGCTGTCGATTGAGTTCCGGCCGGATCGGGATCAGAACAGTATCGATCTGCACCGCCGCCGACTGATCGTTGGATTGCGGCCGTTTATCGGGGATTCCCAGATGGACGCCGTGGTTCCCGTGGCGGTTGAGCTGGCCATGGATCAATCCCGATGGCAGACGCTCCCTTTCGACCCGGAAGCCTTTGGATGTCCGGAACCGCTTTTTTTGCTTCTGGAACAAAGAAAGACGCTCCTGAGAATGGAGTCCGACAAGTCATTCCGAACGGCC
This window encodes:
- a CDS encoding DUF3501 family protein — protein: MREIRVTDLLDNTIYEQRRGDFRSRIIALKKDRGMNLGPILRLVFENRDTLLFQIQEMLFVERTTDPQKRAEEVEIYRPMLPTRSTLSATLMIEITEEGRIRETLDTLQGLDRGPYLHLAFGGERVTAQFEPDRSTDEKLSSVHYLTFPFTEKQRSQFLGLSEGERVMLLSDHPRYSAMTILSPGAIRSLQGDLSDE
- a CDS encoding CoA-binding protein; the protein is MTAEQESFSMVPSDETISMLIRESKTIAVVGISDKLGRPSLTVSSYLQDHGYSVLPVNPVLESVGHVKCHPSLDALPETPDMVVVFRKPADVPGVVREAANRGIRRIWIQEGIRSPEGYRLAKEHHMEIVMDRCIMKEIMRLGKDSGH
- a CDS encoding complex I NDUFA9 subunit family protein, whose translation is MKIAMTGGTGFIGQAFLSAWSRQAPPAEVRIVSRHPPRAPLPSFARWHPGNVTDRGSLDPVFDGVDTVLHLTGILAETKSQSYEAIHVDGTRNVLDASKAGRVSRIVYLSAIGASRMARSRYHRTKAEAEDLLKNSGMDVTIFRPSVVFGKDDKFLNLFAGMGKTLHVLPLIGDGKSRVHPVWVNDLVESVLESMRKPETAGRTYQIGGGRIYTYRELMETLKRSLHFRAIVLPQPEALLRVMAGMQEALLPVPFLTRDMVTMALEDNVADPNDLVVSFGKSPHPVEAYLEAEFSTKK
- a CDS encoding glutaredoxin family protein; its protein translation is MSETKESVQVKAYLKPTCGWSNGVRAVLRKYSLPYEDIDILSNPVAYMEMVKKSHQRLSPCVEINGVMLADVSGEEVESYLLQEGLVERVESSDNTPTNQGCPSH
- a CDS encoding heterodisulfide reductase-related iron-sulfur binding cluster, with translation MPEENLSDPLDKKWLRVADICNGCRRCFHLCPSFDTLFALLDRPDVDGDPHRLEPDALARTEDGCNYCKLCYNHCPYCPPHAYQLDFPDLMIRSRVRRKKISGFSWPDRLLARTDWTGKMGTRFAGTVNAAIRNPLLRHVGRLAAGIDERAPILPFAHETFLERLGKKYRFPKQAPEGSPYKVALFVTCLGNYQKPDIPESVLRILEHHQIPVVVPGALCCGMPFLDAGDLEGFRLQAARVRDLYLPLVREGYQVVVPVPTCQLTLRKEFLQYGTEGGEPEDFRELSEKSWDFFQFLEKLRAEGRFRTDFKSSPGPLSYHVACHLRDQNIGTPVREILGQIPGTTIHAVEQCSGHGGTWGMKSSHYPLSRKKAEKTASVLQENGPGTWVSDCPLAGKALEAASGNTVDHPAVLLRKAYGL
- a CDS encoding CbbQ/NirQ/NorQ C-terminal domain-containing protein, producing the protein MDKWFAVVGVFGYIGLLIGYILAVTYLSPEKRRMFHGVFASMSVFILGGMILQSVGAITDVHFVESVLSAMGITAVLMLGLYVYLRQKKRPPEKSFQPSTPRPSLSIRSERAPSLPAENPDEEEGQPFLDSSSLENIFRKGFSVLLYGPTGSGKTYGVIFEHLGKLVKRGERDGIVLIPCSDGMEDYDLLSKPMPIGPRDKVRILQELEKEFPDLDQSALSRILGDWTRVEGPLREVFRRAQKGERLGVVFDELNRASRSARNLILKAMDPVLGHYELHDFTSGEVLRVPLEKIQFCATCNLGASYSQTHDLDESLLDRFQSVLFVDYNTGLEERILEEEGLPPATVSQLMSVAGALRDAYRMGHLNAPLSTRHLKNWGRAVSGGGDPRETARMLWVDRLIAHDRHGYPDEEQVAGILEILAATFAETDGVRGDVRKTSQEETSRTSQGG
- a CDS encoding CbtB domain-containing protein gives rise to the protein MNMTTHKLVSDNPVKVGMDVRSSSWVRVFVAVLFALWVPATLYLLLFAPMPLVHDAIHPVRHAFSMIMCH
- a CDS encoding cysteine desulfurase family protein gives rise to the protein MNEAFRASLDCDNQMPLRPGVLEALTRSLEEGGNPMSRSGRGLRARQRLEDARDMLSEILGAHRSEVWFVSCGSEANTWALERTVMRGGLPPRAIFVSPLEHVSVLSAANARSRREGMPVLSLPLTASGKVQVDALKTLFPEPPFLVSVQWANPEVGLIQPIEEIGRVVQEKGGTFHVDFIAAESFVPVRFRDLPVDLLTVSSARWGGPPGIAALLLKRGGRILPLIEGGGQEDGRRGGTQPDFLAAGWEKALRHWKENREEEMARLTGLTRDLSRWVARELKDVRIAGERGERIPGVVNVLVHGIDGQAALSLLDAKGVEVGTGSSCSRDSLKVSHVLSALGYPAVESQGSVVLSMGWSTTDREILLFREVFGGVLDRLRSLAPALKSS